One genomic segment of Candidatus Hydrogenedentota bacterium includes these proteins:
- a CDS encoding PKD domain-containing protein, which translates to MTNHIRFAMAAALVYASGAAGAVWHVNVNSTAQSPDGVSWATAYRTIQEGIDAAFGAGGGEVWVAAGAYNESRASNESNSLLLKSGVAVYGGFAGVETARNQRDWAARATLIDGNTQGGRAYHVVIGSDNATLDGFTVTGGSANGPNPHIRGGGIYNVSVSPTIANCTIAGNTAQSDGGGIYNSNASPSIVNCVVSGNRVVGTGRGGGIYNSTNASPAIEACVFFTNQATYGGAVANRNGSSAMLINCVFRSNSATQGGAIFNDGSAADIRNCTLHGNAATSKGGGIYNTASAPGVVNSIVWNNTPDQIADEAGSSPVIAYCDIQGGYASGTNVIALNPMFVNAASGILQLKNDSPCIDAGSDDEAPNTDILGVPRPQCAAADMGAYEQEPPVVRFSADTLSGVVPAIIQFTDGSCVGEGAVYEWDFGDGGSSNEQNPSHTYATHGTFTVTLAIGNASTSKQVTIAARPTAAFTANTISGPAPLEVQFTDQSTPGSSPITQWAWSLGGGQTSTSQNPSRTFSEPGTYTISLTVTNAVGESTETKTAYITVTPPLSPSAAFSANVTTGASPLMVFFTDESTPGTWPITGWLWDFGDGQTSTQQNPSHSYAQDGAYSVSLTVTAQRGTVVNQDTTSRENYIFAYTLPVAAFSADPPLNGVAPLSVQFHDQSTASPSQPITAWEWNFGDQQTSDEKDPLHVYTVAGTYTVSLKVTTNVGKSDTKTVASLVTVMVMPQADFSANPVVGLAPLQVQFTDLSSPGSQPIIQRVWDFGDQTATSTEQNPLHTYANPGIYTVQLTVTTNVGSDQERKTDYIVVNTLPVAGFNADITFGYAPMTVHFTDQSTPGSAAITAWAWDFGDGSQPSNEQNPVHTFLVAGDYDVILTVTTAVGSDNFRRVIRVRRPPMIITDNAILPTATVGEPYAFTFHVVQGTPPYRWSVTQKTEGLPPGLELTEDGVLQGIPTSDGAYTFRIRVMDQFDDTSDKGFTLTVIKAPVGEGEGEGEGEGEPAGCIGGALNRPGTTGPFGPVAADAFLAAACAALLIATRPVRRNRTVA; encoded by the coding sequence ATGACGAACCATATTCGCTTTGCAATGGCCGCGGCGCTTGTGTATGCCTCCGGCGCGGCGGGGGCCGTATGGCATGTAAATGTGAACAGCACCGCGCAATCGCCCGACGGGGTCTCGTGGGCCACGGCGTACCGGACGATTCAGGAAGGGATTGATGCGGCCTTTGGCGCGGGCGGCGGAGAAGTCTGGGTCGCGGCGGGCGCCTACAACGAATCGCGCGCGTCGAACGAGTCGAATTCGCTGCTGCTGAAATCCGGCGTCGCCGTCTACGGCGGGTTTGCCGGCGTCGAAACGGCGCGCAATCAGCGTGACTGGGCCGCGCGCGCCACCCTTATTGACGGCAACACGCAAGGCGGGCGCGCGTATCATGTCGTCATCGGTTCGGACAATGCCACGCTGGACGGTTTCACCGTCACCGGCGGCAGCGCAAACGGCCCCAACCCGCATATCCGCGGCGGCGGCATCTACAACGTGTCCGTCAGCCCCACGATCGCCAACTGCACGATCGCCGGCAATACCGCCCAGAGCGACGGCGGCGGCATCTACAATTCCAACGCCAGCCCCTCCATCGTCAACTGCGTCGTTTCGGGCAACCGGGTCGTCGGCACGGGACGCGGTGGCGGCATCTACAATTCCACCAACGCCTCACCCGCCATCGAGGCATGTGTGTTTTTCACCAACCAAGCCACGTATGGCGGCGCCGTCGCCAACCGGAATGGTTCGTCGGCCATGCTGATCAACTGCGTTTTCCGCAGCAACAGCGCCACGCAAGGCGGCGCAATCTTCAACGATGGTTCCGCCGCGGATATCCGCAATTGCACCCTTCATGGCAATGCGGCCACCAGCAAGGGCGGCGGCATTTACAATACCGCGTCCGCGCCCGGCGTCGTCAACAGCATTGTCTGGAACAACACGCCCGATCAGATCGCGGATGAGGCGGGTTCTTCACCGGTCATCGCCTATTGCGACATTCAAGGCGGCTATGCCTCGGGCACGAATGTCATCGCCCTTAATCCCATGTTTGTCAATGCCGCCTCGGGCATTCTCCAACTCAAAAACGATTCTCCCTGCATTGATGCCGGTTCGGACGACGAGGCGCCCAACACCGATATCCTCGGCGTGCCGCGCCCCCAATGCGCCGCCGCGGACATGGGCGCCTATGAACAGGAACCGCCGGTTGTCCGGTTCAGCGCGGACACGCTGTCGGGCGTCGTGCCGGCGATCATCCAGTTCACCGACGGTTCTTGCGTCGGCGAGGGCGCTGTGTATGAATGGGATTTCGGCGACGGCGGGAGCAGCAATGAGCAAAACCCATCGCATACCTATGCCACACACGGCACGTTTACCGTCACATTGGCCATCGGCAACGCTTCCACGTCCAAACAGGTCACCATCGCGGCGCGCCCCACGGCCGCCTTCACCGCCAACACGATCTCCGGCCCCGCGCCGCTCGAGGTCCAGTTCACCGATCAATCCACGCCCGGCAGTTCGCCCATCACGCAATGGGCATGGTCGCTCGGCGGCGGGCAGACGTCCACCAGCCAAAACCCCAGCCGCACGTTTTCCGAACCGGGCACTTATACCATTTCGTTGACGGTAACGAACGCCGTCGGCGAATCCACCGAAACCAAAACCGCATACATCACGGTCACTCCGCCTCTTTCCCCTTCCGCCGCGTTTTCCGCAAATGTTACAACGGGCGCCTCGCCGCTCATGGTCTTTTTCACGGACGAGTCCACGCCCGGCACATGGCCCATCACGGGATGGCTTTGGGATTTCGGCGACGGCCAAACCAGCACGCAGCAGAATCCAAGCCATTCCTATGCCCAGGATGGCGCGTACTCGGTTTCATTGACCGTGACCGCGCAACGGGGAACCGTCGTCAATCAGGATACGACCTCCAGGGAAAACTACATTTTCGCCTATACCCTGCCGGTTGCCGCGTTCAGCGCGGATCCGCCGCTGAACGGCGTCGCGCCCTTGAGCGTGCAATTCCACGATCAGTCCACCGCCTCGCCGAGCCAGCCCATTACGGCATGGGAATGGAATTTCGGCGATCAACAGACCAGCGATGAAAAGGATCCGCTGCACGTCTACACCGTGGCGGGAACTTACACCGTGTCGTTGAAAGTCACGACCAATGTGGGCAAGAGCGACACGAAAACCGTAGCCAGTCTCGTCACGGTCATGGTCATGCCGCAGGCCGATTTCAGCGCGAATCCCGTTGTGGGACTCGCCCCGCTGCAAGTCCAGTTCACCGATCTCTCGTCGCCCGGAAGCCAGCCCATCATCCAGCGGGTGTGGGATTTCGGCGATCAGACCGCCACAAGCACCGAGCAAAATCCCTTGCACACCTACGCCAATCCCGGCATCTACACCGTCCAATTGACCGTCACGACGAACGTGGGATCCGATCAGGAACGCAAAACGGATTACATCGTCGTGAACACGCTTCCCGTCGCGGGTTTCAACGCGGACATCACCTTTGGCTACGCGCCCATGACCGTTCACTTCACCGACCAGTCTACGCCCGGTAGCGCCGCCATCACGGCATGGGCATGGGATTTCGGCGACGGATCGCAGCCGAGCAACGAGCAAAATCCTGTGCATACCTTTTTGGTTGCGGGCGATTACGACGTGATTCTCACTGTAACCACGGCTGTCGGATCGGACAATTTCAGGCGCGTCATCCGGGTTCGCCGACCTCCCATGATCATCACCGACAACGCCATACTGCCCACGGCCACGGTCGGAGAACCCTACGCATTTACCTTCCACGTCGTACAGGGCACGCCGCCCTATCGCTGGTCTGTCACGCAGAAGACCGAGGGTCTCCCCCCCGGACTGGAATTGACCGAGGACGGCGTCTTGCAGGGCATTCCCACGAGCGACGGCGCCTACACCTTCCGCATTCGCGTCATGGATCAGTTCGACGACACCAGCGACAAGGGCTTCACCCTGACCGTCATCAAAGCGCCTGTCGGCGAAGGCGAGGGCGAAGGTGAGGGCGAAGGCGAACCCGCCGGCTGCATCGGAGGCGCCCTCAATAGACCCGGAACAACAGGCCCCTTCGGACCCGTCGCGGCGGATGCCTTCCTTGCGGCCGCCTGTGCCGCATTGCTGATCGCCACGCGTCCGGTCCGGCGCAACCGAACCGTCGCATAG